A single Tenacibaculum sp. 190524A02b DNA region contains:
- a CDS encoding alpha/beta hydrolase, with protein sequence MKNLILLCFLLVNGVLCAQKDVSLYNYQQHKINSKVLKEQVLVNISLPKDYKLYSKEKVYPVIVVLEPEFFSQIVSTTSHLSTLSGIPECIVISFPNRFSKSYGPQLYTNGSKFWPIEWKQMPFDGDPNEFNTFFKNELFPYLASNLRVAPYNIILGTSSTTPQVFHTFLNEPKLFQGYIAIAAGDFLSMGYSSNSNLISAIENSIKKNPRTLNLYVASADSDIQNTPQIGMNLNQFQNKVTPYLSNSIKVSSEIISNETHYGIVLPAYINAMKMIFPLKKWDVDYRVFSIPNENTLMNINQYYEELSKEYGYKILPTISRWNSGNSLERVGEKLIRKKQYNQAIEIFKQIIQYQPKSHKAFFNLAKTHKSFSDHNKAELAIEQAIMLLDEGNMMYLKKYQTILKELQKN encoded by the coding sequence ATGAAAAATCTAATTCTTCTTTGTTTCTTATTAGTAAATGGGGTATTATGCGCCCAAAAAGATGTTAGCTTGTATAACTATCAACAACATAAAATAAACTCAAAAGTTTTAAAAGAACAGGTTTTAGTTAACATATCTCTTCCTAAAGACTATAAATTATATAGTAAAGAAAAAGTATATCCTGTAATAGTAGTATTAGAGCCAGAGTTTTTTTCGCAAATAGTGAGCACAACAAGTCATTTAAGTACTCTAAGTGGTATTCCCGAATGTATTGTTATTAGTTTTCCTAATAGGTTTTCTAAAAGTTATGGCCCTCAATTATATACTAACGGAAGTAAATTTTGGCCTATAGAATGGAAGCAAATGCCATTTGATGGAGATCCAAACGAATTCAATACTTTCTTTAAAAACGAATTATTTCCTTATTTAGCCTCAAACTTACGTGTCGCTCCATATAATATTATTTTAGGCACATCTTCAACAACTCCACAAGTATTTCATACTTTTTTAAATGAACCCAAACTATTTCAAGGATATATAGCAATAGCAGCGGGTGATTTTTTAAGTATGGGATACTCTTCAAATTCTAATTTAATTTCAGCTATTGAAAACTCTATTAAAAAAAATCCTAGAACTCTAAATTTATATGTAGCTTCTGCTGATTCTGATATTCAAAACACACCACAAATTGGTATGAATTTAAATCAATTTCAAAATAAAGTTACCCCTTATTTATCGAATAGTATTAAAGTTAGTTCAGAAATTATTTCTAATGAAACACATTATGGTATTGTATTACCCGCATATATAAATGCTATGAAAATGATTTTCCCATTGAAAAAATGGGATGTCGATTATAGAGTTTTTTCAATACCAAACGAAAATACTCTCATGAATATCAATCAATATTACGAAGAATTATCTAAGGAATATGGCTACAAAATACTTCCTACAATATCAAGATGGAATAGTGGAAATAGTTTAGAACGTGTAGGGGAAAAACTTATTCGTAAAAAACAATATAACCAAGCTATTGAAATATTTAAACAAATTATTCAATATCAACCAAAATCACACAAAGCATTCTTTAATTTGGCTAAAACTCATAAAAGTTTTAGTGATCATAATAAAGCGGAACTTGCTATTGAACAAGCCATTATGCTTTTGGATGAGGGCAACATGATGTATTTAAAAAAATATCAAACCATTTTAAAAGAATTACAAAAAAACTAA
- a CDS encoding WD40/YVTN/BNR-like repeat-containing protein, with protein sequence MKYINLILTICLTISMVSCNDNNPNEIQPPASINQISKNVVLPGEEITITGTQLDSDIIIEFNNIIIEPVSVGKTEITIKLPLDAYSGDLKISYNENSCKKFIKILDKGWNKIETNKSFSKIYFLENNIAYASIESDNGCHLYKSTDEGNNWVEILKSNEIKSHFLFTIASNDVIYAQESNRLFKKSIDGGNTWSNLNILSTGYQFFDIYFVNENEGYLTASKYNSITSNVEYFIMKTLDGGHSWNISIVYDSQEKLFNSKFIYNKGNHIYLYNKRTELITFTDNGGGTWIQKKLEMNMPLLGKTLSIQDKNNIWLGGNGTQSFNIFKIDDQKENFIYINKIPLINNENIVSFKIIDEQKIYATSNKGANYYTTNGGDTWKTFYLDKEVQMNNVFFNKNMVLVFSNGYLYKKELSF encoded by the coding sequence ATGAAATACATTAATTTAATACTTACAATTTGCCTAACTATTTCAATGGTTTCATGTAATGATAACAATCCTAACGAAATTCAACCACCTGCTTCTATTAATCAAATTTCCAAAAATGTAGTACTCCCTGGAGAAGAAATAACGATTACTGGTACCCAATTAGACAGTGATATAATAATTGAATTTAATAACATTATTATAGAACCAGTTTCTGTTGGTAAAACAGAAATTACAATAAAACTTCCTCTAGATGCTTACAGTGGAGATTTAAAAATATCATACAATGAAAACTCTTGCAAGAAATTCATAAAAATACTTGATAAGGGTTGGAATAAAATCGAAACTAACAAATCATTTTCTAAAATTTATTTTCTAGAAAACAACATCGCTTACGCTTCTATTGAAAGTGATAATGGTTGTCATTTATACAAATCAACTGATGAAGGAAATAATTGGGTTGAAATTTTAAAAAGTAATGAAATAAAATCACATTTTCTATTTACTATAGCTAGTAATGATGTCATATATGCACAAGAATCCAATCGCCTATTTAAAAAAAGTATAGATGGAGGAAATACATGGAGTAATTTAAATATTCTAAGTACTGGTTATCAATTTTTTGATATTTATTTTGTTAATGAAAACGAAGGATATCTTACTGCTTCTAAATATAATTCTATTACAAGCAATGTAGAATATTTCATTATGAAGACTCTAGACGGAGGTCATTCATGGAATATTTCTATTGTATATGATTCGCAAGAAAAACTTTTTAATTCAAAATTTATATATAATAAAGGAAATCACATTTATCTTTATAATAAGAGAACTGAGCTTATAACATTTACTGACAATGGTGGAGGTACATGGATTCAGAAAAAGCTAGAAATGAACATGCCTTTACTTGGAAAAACCCTTTCAATCCAAGATAAAAATAATATTTGGTTAGGAGGTAATGGCACTCAATCATTTAACATATTTAAAATAGATGATCAAAAAGAAAATTTTATTTATATAAATAAAATACCTCTTATTAATAATGAGAACATTGTTAGTTTTAAGATTATTGATGAACAAAAAATCTACGCCACTTCAAATAAAGGTGCTAATTATTACACAACAAACGGAGGTGATACATGGAAAACATTTTATTTGGATAAAGAAGTACAAATGAATAACGTTTTTTTTAACAAAAACATGGTTTTAGTATTTTCTAACGGTTATTTATACAAAAAAGAATTATCATTTTAA
- a CDS encoding serine hydrolase domain-containing protein, producing MKKFFCNIIYCFVITVTAQNSLKNKIDSIALKEIKQTGIPSIQIAIGYDDKIIYSNSFGFANIENNVKASIQSKYRTASVSKWFTATLAMKLAIEKKIDLDTPIQNYCPHFPTKQWNITTRHLLTHVSGIRHYKNFEREFQKAKTAKDSNAIEFNRIKSQLGKYTRYTNSTEPLENFKNDSLLYKPNTNWNYSSFGYRLLGCILSDVMNTSYKSLLKYYIFDPAKMKHTTSDDSYSIINHRVSGYRLLKNEKIRRANMRDVSENLPAGGHLSTAEDLIKFAQAFQQEKFFSNKVINQMQTPYLNDDKTYTPSWRDAIPTKEKYGYGLMIFHDKNEKRYGHTGRQAGASSIVITIPSKKIYIAVLTNIKGWRGYISFTKKIEKILYEHYHF from the coding sequence ATGAAAAAATTCTTCTGTAATATCATTTATTGTTTTGTCATAACTGTAACAGCACAAAACTCTTTAAAAAACAAAATAGATAGTATTGCCCTTAAAGAAATAAAGCAAACAGGAATACCATCAATACAAATTGCTATTGGTTATGATGATAAAATTATTTATTCAAATTCTTTTGGGTTTGCAAATATTGAAAATAATGTAAAAGCCAGCATTCAAAGTAAATATAGAACTGCTTCTGTTTCAAAATGGTTTACCGCCACTTTAGCAATGAAATTGGCAATTGAAAAAAAAATAGATCTTGATACTCCCATACAAAATTACTGTCCGCATTTTCCAACTAAACAATGGAATATTACAACCAGACATCTACTTACACATGTTTCTGGAATACGACATTATAAAAATTTTGAAAGAGAATTTCAAAAAGCTAAAACTGCTAAAGACTCTAATGCTATTGAATTCAATCGAATTAAAAGCCAATTAGGAAAATATACGCGATATACAAATAGCACCGAACCCTTAGAAAATTTTAAAAACGATTCTTTGCTTTATAAACCCAATACTAATTGGAATTACTCCTCTTTTGGTTATCGCTTGTTAGGTTGCATTCTGAGTGATGTTATGAATACATCCTACAAAAGTTTGTTGAAGTATTACATCTTTGATCCAGCGAAGATGAAACATACAACAAGTGACGATTCTTATTCAATCATTAATCATCGTGTTTCTGGATATAGGCTTTTAAAAAATGAAAAAATAAGAAGAGCTAATATGAGAGATGTTAGTGAAAACTTACCTGCGGGAGGGCATTTAAGTACAGCGGAAGACTTGATAAAATTTGCACAGGCTTTTCAGCAAGAAAAGTTCTTTTCAAATAAAGTAATAAATCAAATGCAAACTCCTTACCTCAATGATGATAAAACATATACTCCAAGTTGGCGTGATGCCATTCCTACAAAAGAAAAATATGGTTATGGTTTAATGATTTTTCATGATAAAAACGAAAAAAGATACGGACATACTGGAAGACAAGCCGGAGCATCCTCTATTGTAATAACAATTCCAAGTAAAAAAATCTATATAGCTGTTCTTACAAACATAAAAGGTTGGCGAGGATATATAAGTTTTACCAAAAAAATAGAAAAAATTTTATATGAACATTACCATTTTTAA
- a CDS encoding response regulator transcription factor: MKESKIKVLLVDDHAMFLDGVQSILKELNVVSITGIAKTGSDALKLIGINQPDIVITDIEMPEMTGINLTKKIKKLHKEIKVIVVSSHANSKTITDAINAGANSYIFKNTGKKELFKTIELVFKGENYFPLEVKETLSNSLFDPKKKKEEAVKLSKRETEVLTLISKEKSTQEISKALFISINTVETHRKNLMRKIGTKNMVGLVKYAIQQGIVS, translated from the coding sequence ATGAAAGAATCAAAGATAAAAGTATTATTAGTTGACGACCATGCAATGTTTTTAGATGGAGTACAATCTATATTAAAAGAATTAAATGTTGTTTCTATTACTGGAATAGCTAAAACAGGATCAGATGCTTTAAAGTTGATTGGAATAAATCAACCAGATATTGTGATAACAGATATAGAAATGCCAGAAATGACTGGCATAAATCTGACAAAAAAGATTAAGAAATTACATAAAGAAATTAAGGTAATTGTAGTTAGCTCTCATGCGAACAGTAAAACAATTACCGATGCAATTAATGCAGGAGCTAATAGTTATATTTTTAAAAATACAGGAAAGAAAGAACTGTTTAAAACCATAGAACTTGTTTTTAAGGGGGAAAATTATTTTCCTTTAGAGGTAAAAGAAACTTTAAGTAATAGCTTGTTTGATCCTAAAAAAAAGAAAGAAGAAGCAGTAAAATTAAGTAAGCGAGAAACAGAAGTGTTAACATTAATATCAAAAGAAAAAAGTACTCAAGAAATATCTAAAGCACTTTTTATCTCAATAAATACTGTAGAAACCCACCGAAAAAACTTAATGAGAAAAATAGGGACAAAGAATATGGTGGGCTTAGTAAAATATGCCATTCAGCAAGGAATAGTAAGCTAA
- a CDS encoding tetratricopeptide repeat protein: MKKAILLLLLVSVTRTIAQDNQLKKVYDSITSQINSFSKEEIQIKSDELYLRSIQLKDTLYQYRAKKLWALWYEKQGDYNKAIEFLKEESAVIDTYKSSLIKDEIIVENYYAIAKLSRDKGDLIVATDYYYRSLELAKSRILTSYIFGNYNGLARIFLMQKNLKEARNYLIKAKKYAKSKKKEYKILNNLANINVHLKAYKEAKKNLIEARDLLKKDDYKSLLNNYNNLAAVYHYMGEAKTSLEYSLKSYDLKVKTNATTKQLAESLINISTSFVGLKNHKKAEIYMKKAESLFPDAESLELKKGVYKSLRDNYEDLFNYKKALHYSKLYEIYKDSLLSSKTLKETEKLRVAFETRLKDQKIESQVELIENQSKQKEYLVSGLIVLTILLISASVFYFQKIKAQKEAINNKDALNKAEMAKLIEEQKFKTFVAQVQGQHQERNRIAKDLHDSVSGNIAAIKMQLTSLSENHSKEMKAIINNLDITYGEVRTISHNLIKQAFSEQLFTKYFKNLLSLYQTKDFSIEIEFYPEERLNEISKDITKEISMIVQELVTNIRKHARTNSCSVSLTMHDAYLNVLVEDEGVGFDVSKDKKGIGLENVNSRVLKLKGAIEVDTVLNKGTTININIPVSL; this comes from the coding sequence ATGAAGAAAGCAATATTATTACTGTTATTAGTTAGTGTAACTAGAACTATTGCTCAAGACAATCAATTAAAAAAGGTCTATGATTCCATAACCAGTCAGATTAACAGTTTTTCTAAGGAAGAAATACAAATAAAATCAGATGAGCTGTATTTAAGAAGTATACAATTAAAAGATACTTTGTACCAATATAGAGCAAAAAAACTATGGGCATTATGGTATGAAAAACAAGGAGATTATAATAAAGCAATTGAGTTTTTAAAAGAAGAATCAGCTGTAATCGATACTTACAAGTCATCATTAATAAAAGATGAAATCATTGTAGAGAATTATTACGCTATTGCCAAATTGAGCAGAGATAAAGGAGATTTAATAGTGGCAACCGATTATTACTACAGGTCTTTAGAGTTGGCAAAGAGTAGAATTTTAACAAGTTATATTTTTGGAAATTATAATGGTTTGGCGAGAATTTTTTTAATGCAGAAAAACTTAAAAGAAGCAAGAAATTACTTAATTAAAGCAAAGAAATATGCTAAAAGTAAAAAAAAGGAATATAAAATATTAAACAATCTGGCAAACATCAATGTGCATTTAAAAGCATATAAAGAAGCAAAGAAGAACTTAATTGAAGCACGAGATCTTCTTAAAAAAGACGACTATAAATCATTATTAAATAACTATAATAATTTAGCTGCTGTTTATCATTATATGGGAGAGGCTAAAACTTCATTAGAGTATAGTTTAAAGTCGTATGATTTAAAGGTAAAGACCAATGCAACAACTAAGCAATTGGCAGAGAGTTTAATAAATATTAGTACTTCTTTTGTTGGTCTTAAGAACCACAAAAAAGCTGAAATCTATATGAAAAAAGCGGAATCTCTATTCCCCGATGCAGAATCTTTAGAACTTAAAAAGGGAGTTTACAAGAGTTTAAGAGACAATTATGAAGATTTGTTTAATTATAAAAAAGCATTGCATTACAGTAAACTTTATGAAATATACAAGGATAGTCTTTTAAGTAGTAAAACTTTAAAAGAAACTGAAAAATTAAGGGTTGCATTTGAGACAAGATTAAAAGATCAAAAAATAGAAAGTCAGGTTGAATTGATTGAAAATCAATCAAAACAAAAAGAATACCTTGTTTCAGGTTTAATTGTATTGACAATATTATTGATAAGCGCAAGTGTCTTTTACTTTCAAAAAATAAAAGCTCAGAAAGAAGCAATTAACAACAAAGATGCTTTGAATAAAGCAGAAATGGCAAAATTAATAGAAGAACAAAAATTTAAAACCTTTGTAGCTCAAGTTCAAGGACAACATCAAGAACGCAATCGGATTGCTAAAGATTTACATGACAGTGTAAGCGGAAATATTGCAGCAATTAAAATGCAATTAACAAGCCTTAGTGAAAATCATTCAAAAGAGATGAAGGCTATTATAAATAATTTAGATATTACCTATGGAGAAGTAAGAACCATATCGCATAATTTAATAAAACAGGCCTTTTCAGAGCAATTGTTTACGAAGTATTTTAAAAATCTATTAAGCCTATATCAAACTAAAGATTTTTCAATAGAAATTGAATTTTACCCAGAGGAACGACTTAATGAAATATCAAAGGATATAACTAAGGAGATAAGTATGATAGTACAAGAGTTGGTAACAAATATAAGAAAGCATGCTAGAACCAATTCATGTTCTGTAAGTTTAACCATGCATGATGCGTATTTAAATGTACTAGTTGAAGATGAAGGAGTTGGTTTTGATGTTTCTAAAGATAAAAAGGGTATTGGTTTAGAGAATGTTAATTCAAGGGTACTCAAATTAAAAGGAGCCATTGAAGTAGATACTGTTTTAAACAAAGGAACAACAATAAACATTAATATCCCTGTTAGTTTGTAA
- a CDS encoding OmpA family protein, translating into MIKTFLLFALLTSFITISQNEKCKEKEVFSILSNYKIDECYYQPYDVLKIYVDENAVSKAAKKGEYTKTVYRWKDKGAHPSKVFVLDNFKAIFKKEDIKILYEGLSSLSFSFKKTNQMYWGHVEYYHDTYTVQILKEKKLSLSIKFNEKHLKKELIEYGRSELKGVFFDTDKSTLKPTSTKSLTTIANYLNANPNTKVFIVGHTDNAGDFTHNQQLSKARANAVVSELVEKHQVNASQLRAFGIANLSPKSIDKNKNRRVEMVLAN; encoded by the coding sequence ATGATAAAGACATTCTTACTATTCGCACTATTGACATCGTTCATTACAATTTCTCAAAATGAAAAATGTAAAGAAAAAGAAGTTTTCTCAATCCTTTCTAATTACAAAATTGATGAATGTTATTATCAACCTTATGATGTTTTGAAAATATACGTTGACGAAAATGCTGTTTCAAAAGCAGCTAAAAAAGGAGAATATACGAAAACAGTATATCGTTGGAAAGACAAAGGGGCTCATCCATCAAAAGTATTCGTTTTAGATAACTTCAAAGCTATCTTTAAAAAAGAAGACATCAAAATACTTTATGAAGGTCTCTCTAGTCTTTCTTTCTCATTTAAAAAGACTAATCAAATGTATTGGGGACATGTTGAATATTATCATGATACTTACACAGTACAAATTCTTAAGGAGAAAAAGCTCTCACTAAGTATAAAATTCAATGAAAAGCACTTAAAAAAAGAGCTAATCGAATATGGAAGATCAGAATTGAAAGGTGTGTTTTTTGATACCGATAAAAGTACTCTTAAACCTACTTCTACCAAAAGTTTGACCACTATAGCTAACTATTTAAATGCAAATCCTAACACCAAAGTTTTTATTGTTGGGCATACTGATAATGCAGGTGATTTTACACACAATCAACAACTTTCTAAGGCTAGAGCTAATGCTGTAGTCTCTGAACTTGTAGAGAAGCATCAGGTAAATGCATCGCAACTACGGGCTTTTGGTATTGCTAACCTTTCTCCTAAATCAATCGATAAAAATAAAAACCGTAGGGTGGAAATGGTTTTAGCAAACTAA
- a CDS encoding nuclear transport factor 2 family protein — protein sequence MNSCQQKGNSSMVLENKQEIVDSAKAIVQKIFELSNNHKFVEGLDYYANDTEAYYVNNGTVLNLSDLKKSYENIAPSVEVLENSIDSWNTKVLSEDVVLFTLPVRLKIKLKGIPEYNGQLVWSGVLQKIKDKWVVVQSHESWLNCVEVNSALSSAN from the coding sequence ATGAATTCATGTCAGCAGAAAGGTAATAGTTCTATGGTATTGGAAAATAAACAAGAAATAGTTGATTCGGCAAAAGCAATTGTACAAAAGATTTTTGAATTATCAAATAATCATAAGTTTGTTGAAGGGTTAGACTATTATGCAAATGACACAGAAGCCTATTATGTAAATAATGGAACGGTTTTGAATCTAAGTGATTTAAAAAAATCATACGAAAATATTGCACCTTCTGTTGAAGTTTTAGAAAACTCAATTGATTCTTGGAATACAAAGGTGTTATCTGAAGATGTAGTATTGTTCACATTACCTGTGCGTTTAAAAATAAAATTAAAAGGAATTCCAGAGTATAATGGTCAGCTTGTTTGGTCAGGAGTATTGCAAAAAATAAAGGATAAATGGGTGGTTGTACAAAGCCATGAATCATGGTTGAATTGTGTAGAAGTAAACTCAGCTTTATCAAGCGCCAATTAA